In Hahella sp. KA22, one genomic interval encodes:
- a CDS encoding DUF2063 domain-containing protein: MSLRDLQLSMLAEIRQQGECLQVKDKTSLSARTCVDIYRDSLRETHVRALQTMFPVCQELLGEECFRATCRRYFAEVPSKENSFTEFGAAFVAFLADFTPLQHIEFLTDVAKLELLIHIAEEADDHVSDDWAQFNDYCAQGLPLQFRLPANATLLQCAYPAHEIWAAHQPGGDLASVELSEDNFHLMVWRPGWSARIDPLDAPTFRFLQLIEELSDFEEVCERFAENFPDVDLGALLQQCIQGGFIAGYIP; encoded by the coding sequence ATGTCGTTGCGTGATTTACAACTCAGTATGCTCGCGGAGATTCGCCAGCAAGGCGAGTGCTTGCAGGTCAAGGACAAAACCAGCTTGAGCGCACGCACCTGTGTGGATATCTATCGCGACAGTCTACGTGAAACCCATGTCCGCGCTTTGCAGACTATGTTTCCAGTCTGCCAGGAACTGTTAGGAGAAGAGTGCTTCCGCGCGACGTGTCGCCGCTATTTTGCAGAAGTTCCCTCTAAAGAAAACTCCTTCACAGAGTTTGGCGCCGCATTTGTCGCCTTTCTCGCTGATTTTACGCCTCTTCAACATATCGAATTTCTTACTGATGTAGCCAAGCTGGAGTTGCTGATCCATATTGCGGAAGAAGCGGACGATCATGTCAGTGATGACTGGGCGCAGTTCAATGACTACTGCGCTCAGGGTCTTCCGCTACAGTTTCGCCTGCCTGCAAACGCCACGCTTTTGCAATGCGCTTATCCGGCGCATGAAATATGGGCCGCGCATCAACCCGGTGGAGATCTTGCCTCCGTCGAGTTATCTGAGGACAACTTTCATTTGATGGTCTGGCGTCCGGGATGGAGCGCCAGAATAGATCCTTTAGACGCGCCCACTTTCCGTTTTCTGCAGCTCATAGAGGAACTCTCTGACTTTGAAGAGGTGTGTGAGCGATTCGCCGAGAACTTCCCAGATGTCGACTTGGGCGCATTACTTCAACAATGCATTCAAGGCGGATTTATCGCCGGATATATTCCTTAA
- a CDS encoding acyl-CoA-binding protein, producing MSDLQKAFEEALNYVKTAEGDFSPSNEMKLEMYALFKQASEGDVSGSRPGMMDFVGRAKYDAWAKLQGVSKDEAMQRYVDVIADLKKRYS from the coding sequence ATGAGTGACTTACAAAAAGCGTTCGAAGAAGCGCTCAATTATGTCAAAACCGCTGAGGGCGACTTCTCTCCCTCCAATGAAATGAAGCTGGAAATGTATGCGCTGTTCAAACAGGCCAGCGAGGGGGATGTCAGTGGTTCCCGTCCCGGTATGATGGATTTCGTGGGACGTGCAAAATACGATGCCTGGGCGAAGCTGCAAGGGGTGTCCAAAGATGAAGCCATGCAACGCTATGTGGATGTCATCGCCGATCTGAAAAAGCGCTACAGCTAA
- a CDS encoding DUF4442 domain-containing protein, with translation MNKLMSIVSKINLLPEVARSRALSLFFGKMVKYAGTTGIVVEELTQRRCIITLKNRRAVRNHIGSVHAVANALIAESATGFLVGMNVPDHAVPVIKTMKLDYVKRAKGDMRAEAHLTEEQIHAIQTLEKGEVTVAVAITDSEDKEPVMAEMIWAWTPKRR, from the coding sequence ATGAATAAATTAATGTCTATTGTCAGCAAAATTAATTTGTTGCCGGAGGTCGCCCGTAGCAGAGCCTTATCTCTGTTTTTCGGCAAAATGGTCAAGTACGCGGGGACCACGGGGATCGTGGTGGAAGAGCTTACCCAGCGCCGTTGCATTATTACACTGAAAAATCGTCGCGCCGTGCGAAATCATATTGGCTCCGTGCACGCTGTCGCCAATGCGTTGATTGCAGAGTCGGCCACGGGCTTCCTGGTGGGGATGAACGTGCCGGATCACGCCGTTCCTGTTATCAAAACCATGAAGCTGGACTATGTGAAGCGGGCGAAAGGCGATATGCGCGCGGAAGCCCATTTGACGGAAGAACAAATACACGCCATTCAGACGCTTGAAAAGGGCGAGGTAACGGTAGCGGTCGCCATCACCGACAGCGAAGACAAAGAGCCGGTCATGGCGGAAATGATCTGGGCCTGGACGCCTAAGCGGCGCTGA
- a CDS encoding ATP-dependent helicase translates to MQLTEEQQRIIQSGFEHSVITAVAGSGKTTTLAHRIHHLMDQGHDPRRILILMFNRAAKEDFERKLREVVSSHYRELPEVRTYHAMGLRLYQRFIREGALPAFAGQVLSDQEIHFQLWQLLRRHAPESHQDSVKRNKKEYIELASRLLDMSKTSLLPLQTVFEQLEYRKELAFLIDVVNGFEAWRKSHARISFADMLYEPVKCLQESPDLVKLVADKMDVILVDEYQDTNEIQHLLLRYIAGKRARVTVVGDPDQTIYEFRGAQPEFILNRFAEEFESPREFTLSYTFRYGHKVALLANHLITHNHGRKDVLCRSHTGTPDTEVNVLQGGDETRQLVLQLGRLLNSGCEPEEIAILFRVWSQAVPIELALLAHRIPYRIDGDKGALANREVMHIQYVLEMASGRLSLLEENKRAEVLAGLLRFPHVGLKDDTLRELAHILAQHDAHWGDQLLEWIPDSLHALQKRKLKRTAQAWSLLPKMKGSAADIVRFYIDDTELFKTLEELALTHETADERINNVLGIEHYLATLNLPSLETLQHFDELRRLAGAQKQQGGVTLSTMHRTKGLEWPVVMIIGLNEQYLPYSMRGGEDIVDHLQAERRLLYVAMTRAKEALYLFTPTLNGKAALSKDDKPSRFVREASIDVSTTVGAFLAQRKQSKSNDSTHYESTQRLTPIATRYLEWHDVNYEQPAQTAAKEPEQIWSGDRVRHSILGEGEVIADLDDAFQVKFEDGRKMNFSKKSAHLYFSSLGG, encoded by the coding sequence ATGCAGTTAACCGAAGAGCAGCAGCGGATCATTCAGTCCGGCTTTGAGCACAGCGTTATCACCGCCGTCGCCGGCAGCGGCAAAACAACCACTCTCGCTCACCGAATCCATCATCTGATGGACCAGGGACATGACCCGCGCCGTATTTTGATATTGATGTTCAACCGCGCCGCCAAAGAGGATTTCGAGCGTAAGCTGCGCGAAGTGGTGAGCTCACATTATCGCGAGCTGCCGGAAGTTCGCACTTACCATGCGATGGGATTACGCCTGTATCAACGCTTTATCCGCGAAGGCGCGCTGCCTGCGTTTGCAGGGCAAGTGCTGTCGGACCAGGAGATTCACTTCCAGCTCTGGCAATTGCTGCGTCGGCACGCGCCCGAATCACACCAGGACAGCGTAAAACGCAACAAGAAAGAATACATCGAACTGGCTTCTCGTCTGCTGGATATGAGCAAGACATCGCTGCTGCCATTGCAGACCGTATTCGAACAATTGGAGTACCGCAAAGAGCTCGCGTTTCTCATTGACGTCGTCAACGGCTTTGAAGCCTGGCGCAAGTCACATGCGCGCATCAGTTTCGCCGACATGCTTTACGAGCCGGTCAAATGTCTGCAGGAATCACCGGATCTGGTGAAGCTGGTGGCGGATAAAATGGATGTGATTCTGGTGGACGAATACCAGGACACCAACGAGATTCAGCACTTACTGCTGCGTTATATCGCAGGTAAACGCGCCCGGGTCACCGTTGTGGGCGATCCTGATCAAACCATCTACGAGTTTCGCGGCGCGCAGCCTGAGTTTATTCTCAATCGTTTCGCGGAGGAGTTTGAAAGTCCTCGTGAATTCACTCTTTCTTACACGTTCCGCTATGGCCATAAAGTCGCCTTGCTCGCCAATCACCTGATTACTCACAATCATGGGCGCAAGGATGTTCTATGTCGCTCCCACACGGGGACTCCCGACACTGAGGTCAATGTTCTGCAGGGTGGTGATGAAACGCGCCAGCTGGTGCTGCAATTAGGACGGTTGCTCAACAGCGGCTGCGAGCCGGAAGAGATCGCCATTTTATTCAGAGTCTGGTCCCAGGCCGTGCCCATTGAGCTGGCCCTTCTGGCCCATCGCATCCCCTATCGTATTGACGGAGATAAAGGCGCTCTGGCGAATCGGGAAGTCATGCACATCCAATATGTGCTGGAAATGGCGTCAGGACGGCTAAGTCTGCTGGAGGAAAACAAACGAGCGGAAGTGCTCGCCGGTCTGCTGCGCTTCCCTCATGTGGGGTTGAAGGACGACACCCTGCGCGAGCTGGCGCATATACTGGCGCAACACGACGCTCACTGGGGCGATCAGCTGTTGGAATGGATTCCTGACTCACTCCATGCCCTGCAAAAACGCAAGTTGAAGCGCACCGCTCAAGCTTGGAGCCTGCTACCGAAAATGAAAGGTTCCGCCGCGGATATCGTGCGCTTTTATATTGACGATACCGAGTTGTTCAAAACCCTTGAGGAGCTTGCTCTTACTCATGAAACCGCTGACGAGCGCATTAATAATGTGCTCGGCATTGAGCATTACCTCGCTACGCTGAACCTGCCGTCATTGGAGACGCTACAACATTTCGATGAACTGCGGCGGCTGGCCGGGGCGCAGAAGCAGCAAGGCGGCGTCACCTTATCCACCATGCATCGCACTAAAGGCCTGGAGTGGCCTGTGGTGATGATCATCGGGCTGAATGAGCAATATCTTCCTTACAGCATGCGCGGTGGCGAAGACATCGTTGATCATCTGCAAGCGGAACGACGTCTACTGTATGTGGCCATGACCCGAGCCAAAGAAGCCCTGTATCTGTTCACCCCAACCCTGAACGGCAAGGCCGCGCTCAGCAAAGATGACAAACCCAGCCGCTTTGTTAGAGAAGCCAGCATTGACGTTTCCACGACCGTGGGCGCGTTTCTGGCTCAGCGCAAGCAGTCAAAAAGCAACGATTCAACCCATTACGAATCGACGCAACGCTTAACCCCCATCGCCACTCGCTATCTCGAATGGCACGACGTTAATTATGAACAACCAGCGCAGACCGCCGCAAAGGAGCCTGAGCAGATCTGGTCCGGTGATCGAGTGCGCCACAGCATCCTCGGCGAAGGTGAAGTCATCGCCGATCTAGACGACGCCTTTCAGGTGAAGTTTGAGGATGGACGCAAGATGAATTTCAGCAAGAAAAGCGCCCATCTGTATTTCAGTTCTCTGGGTGGGTGA
- a CDS encoding DUF2007 domain-containing protein — protein sequence MRQVYEAANALEAHMIKGVLEQSGVAGFIDGEFLQGGMGELPAAGLVRISVNDVDYEQARSILRDWENSQVQEAHTPASHFTGWIGIFLFGFITGLVTAFWLM from the coding sequence GTGCGTCAGGTCTATGAAGCCGCCAATGCCTTGGAAGCCCACATGATTAAAGGCGTATTGGAGCAGTCCGGCGTTGCGGGGTTTATCGACGGTGAGTTTTTGCAGGGCGGAATGGGAGAATTGCCGGCGGCGGGGTTGGTGAGAATTTCCGTTAATGACGTGGATTACGAGCAGGCCCGTTCAATCCTGCGGGATTGGGAAAACTCCCAAGTGCAAGAAGCGCATACTCCGGCCAGTCACTTTACCGGGTGGATCGGCATCTTTTTGTTTGGCTTCATCACAGGATTAGTCACTGCGTTTTGGCTGATGTAA
- a CDS encoding DoxX family protein has product MPNALIMPFQWGIKAVEMLQPVYLLAIRIYLAKIYFMSGMTKIKSWSTTLALFEYEYSVPVVSPAFAAYSSTAVELICSVLLVVGLGARVGAAGLLALSIVGIYSAAELIGAVGVKELLFWGGLLSVIVAYGPGLLSADHWLRKRYLPTA; this is encoded by the coding sequence ATGCCGAACGCGTTAATCATGCCTTTTCAATGGGGAATCAAGGCAGTGGAGATGTTGCAACCAGTTTACTTGCTGGCCATCCGGATTTACTTGGCGAAAATCTATTTCATGTCCGGAATGACCAAGATAAAGAGCTGGAGCACCACATTGGCGTTGTTCGAGTATGAGTATTCCGTTCCTGTTGTTTCTCCCGCTTTCGCCGCGTACTCCTCTACGGCGGTTGAGCTGATCTGCTCCGTTCTGTTGGTGGTGGGCCTGGGCGCCCGCGTCGGCGCGGCTGGCTTGTTGGCGTTGAGTATTGTTGGTATCTACTCAGCGGCTGAGTTAATTGGCGCCGTGGGAGTGAAAGAGCTACTGTTCTGGGGTGGGTTGCTATCTGTGATTGTCGCCTACGGTCCTGGTTTACTGTCTGCGGATCATTGGCTACGTAAACGTTATTTGCCGACCGCCTGA
- a CDS encoding ankyrin repeat domain-containing protein, producing MLCIRYRQLPLFSLFYASRTGVETTWTLLAKMLYALSISVFVSACTSPPSQQQTAVLTAEQPTEVIVAAQQGDQGRLRSLLTSGSPVNVVAPVGSALDVAAHNGDTEAVIALLRAGADPNVGLRAGAPSPLHYLAERGDATGVKVLAAAGAKLDYPMANGATALALAVQNGHLSTAKALIKAGADVNVVYAGRSLLMYVVEQNSLLMAQLLVDAGVDVNYRNATGDSALSTAQRKGLQDLQMLLLQSGARS from the coding sequence ATGCTTTGCATTCGATACCGTCAACTCCCCCTGTTTTCTCTCTTTTACGCCAGCAGGACTGGCGTTGAAACTACTTGGACGTTATTGGCGAAAATGCTGTACGCGCTGTCGATCAGCGTTTTTGTAAGCGCCTGTACTTCACCCCCGTCGCAACAGCAAACTGCGGTGCTTACGGCGGAGCAGCCGACGGAAGTCATTGTCGCGGCGCAGCAGGGCGACCAGGGGCGTCTGCGCAGTTTGCTGACCTCGGGCAGTCCTGTGAATGTCGTGGCGCCAGTGGGTTCCGCTTTGGATGTCGCGGCTCACAATGGCGATACGGAAGCAGTGATCGCATTGCTGCGAGCAGGGGCTGATCCTAATGTGGGGCTTCGCGCGGGTGCGCCTTCACCCTTGCACTACCTGGCTGAGCGGGGCGACGCCACTGGCGTAAAGGTGCTGGCGGCGGCCGGCGCCAAGCTGGACTACCCGATGGCGAATGGCGCCACAGCCCTGGCGCTGGCGGTGCAAAATGGCCATCTATCCACCGCCAAGGCGCTGATAAAGGCGGGCGCTGACGTCAATGTCGTCTATGCGGGCCGGTCTCTGTTGATGTATGTGGTGGAGCAGAACTCTCTATTGATGGCGCAGTTGCTGGTTGACGCCGGCGTTGACGTTAACTACCGCAACGCCACTGGCGATTCAGCGCTGAGCACAGCGCAACGCAAGGGCTTGCAGGACCTGCAAATGCTATTGTTGCAATCAGGAGCTCGCTCCTAG
- a CDS encoding site-specific integrase, giving the protein METAELLLPNEPEFICQLKQAIESQGFSPRTEHSYLHWIYRFISFNQNRSPKELGEKDVRRFLRYVATTLSASPARCKQALKALRFMYQDVLKKPLPGLDDMQPA; this is encoded by the coding sequence ATGGAAACTGCTGAATTACTGTTGCCGAACGAACCTGAATTTATCTGCCAATTGAAGCAGGCGATTGAGTCGCAGGGCTTCAGTCCCCGCACAGAGCACTCTTACCTGCATTGGATTTATCGCTTCATTTCCTTTAATCAAAATCGCAGTCCAAAAGAGCTTGGCGAAAAAGACGTGCGTCGCTTTCTGCGCTATGTCGCGACAACGCTGAGCGCTTCACCCGCACGCTGCAAACAGGCTCTGAAAGCATTGCGTTTTATGTATCAGGATGTGCTGAAAAAGCCACTGCCAGGACTGGATGATATGCAGCCCGCCTAA
- a CDS encoding sensor domain-containing diguanylate cyclase: protein MCVSPGRSLGVFVAVGVLYVMLACNGVSAITPGIHDATRRVLFISSYHPQFPTFSEQVRGLNSAFDGQNIELDIEFMDSKRLSTPEHYQRFYELLKGKLQALPSYELLIVGDDNALHFALERQAELFAATPIVFFGVNDARLAASLSGRSGVTGVVEAISMDDTVQLMRRLYGDKAPITVITDATTTGRNDLRSFIHFMTRSQDRNFRVLSLEQLSFGELYAELRAIPVSDPVLLISLFRDKSGATLEFQKSLSLIRNHLKAPLFHLWMHGIGQGILGGKVVSHFEQARVAANIGLRALKGERVGDIPVVTDSPNRYVFDYREMLRFDIGEDELPPDSVLLFRPVTLYQQHKALFWGVVLIVGFLALLVMLLIVSLRMRVRTQREVMKINVDLESKVKERTEQLEEKNTQLSLVQAIAQLGSFEYLPEQWSVCCNAEFCSMVGLPFEARSLSVETFMSFIHPSDRDELRNATERALKINQPFHGCLRTIRKDGSLCYFNYTSRPISHRDGRTSILGSVIDVTQLKEAESRFKEMANHDDLTGLANRRLLDELFTKAEHMARRCANEIVVLYCDLDKFKPINDQYGHDVGDAVLVAVAQRLRESFRESDTVARIGGDEFVVLLNGHCSKDQLHGIIHKTKHSLRGPIHIKNVSCNLDVSIGYAAYPGDGVCLDTLLNVADSRMYQEKQYS, encoded by the coding sequence ATGTGCGTATCTCCTGGACGAAGTCTGGGGGTGTTCGTCGCCGTCGGCGTCCTTTACGTGATGCTGGCGTGTAACGGAGTGTCTGCGATAACCCCTGGTATTCATGATGCAACCCGTCGCGTGTTGTTCATCAGTTCGTATCATCCACAGTTCCCCACGTTTTCTGAGCAGGTCAGGGGGCTCAACAGCGCCTTCGATGGACAGAACATTGAACTCGATATCGAGTTCATGGACAGCAAGCGCCTCAGCACTCCCGAACACTACCAACGCTTTTACGAGTTATTGAAGGGAAAGTTACAAGCGCTGCCTTCCTATGAGCTGTTGATCGTGGGCGATGATAATGCGCTTCACTTTGCTCTGGAGCGCCAAGCGGAGCTCTTCGCCGCAACGCCAATCGTCTTTTTCGGCGTCAACGATGCGAGGCTTGCTGCAAGCCTCAGTGGGAGAAGTGGGGTGACTGGCGTTGTTGAGGCTATTTCAATGGACGACACGGTGCAGTTAATGCGGCGCTTATATGGCGACAAGGCGCCGATTACCGTAATTACGGACGCGACTACCACCGGGCGTAACGATCTGCGTAGTTTTATTCACTTCATGACGAGAAGTCAGGATCGCAATTTTCGGGTGTTGTCATTGGAGCAACTGAGTTTTGGCGAGCTTTATGCGGAGCTGCGTGCGATACCCGTCAGTGATCCTGTGCTCTTGATCTCTCTGTTTCGGGACAAGAGTGGCGCAACCCTTGAGTTTCAGAAAAGCCTGTCTTTGATCCGCAATCACCTGAAAGCGCCGCTGTTTCATTTATGGATGCATGGTATTGGCCAAGGCATTCTGGGAGGGAAAGTCGTCTCTCATTTCGAACAGGCGCGCGTCGCCGCCAATATTGGACTGCGGGCGCTCAAAGGTGAAAGGGTTGGCGATATCCCGGTCGTGACCGATAGCCCAAACCGTTACGTGTTTGATTATCGTGAGATGCTGCGGTTTGATATTGGAGAGGATGAGTTGCCGCCGGACAGTGTATTGCTGTTTCGACCGGTGACTCTGTATCAGCAGCACAAGGCGTTGTTTTGGGGCGTGGTGCTGATCGTGGGCTTTCTCGCTTTATTGGTTATGCTGCTGATCGTCAGTTTACGCATGCGAGTGCGAACCCAACGTGAAGTCATGAAGATCAATGTGGACCTGGAGTCCAAGGTAAAGGAGCGCACGGAACAACTGGAGGAGAAAAACACGCAGCTTAGTCTGGTGCAGGCGATCGCCCAATTAGGCTCTTTTGAGTATCTGCCTGAGCAATGGAGCGTATGCTGCAACGCGGAGTTTTGCTCTATGGTAGGGTTGCCCTTTGAAGCCAGGAGCCTCAGCGTTGAAACCTTCATGAGCTTTATACATCCGTCGGATCGGGACGAACTGCGTAACGCGACGGAGCGCGCCTTGAAGATCAATCAACCTTTTCACGGTTGCCTGCGTACTATCCGGAAAGACGGCTCTCTCTGTTATTTCAATTACACTAGCCGTCCTATCAGCCATCGGGATGGGCGTACGTCCATTTTGGGGTCAGTGATCGACGTCACTCAGCTGAAAGAGGCGGAGTCCCGCTTCAAAGAAATGGCGAACCATGATGACCTGACTGGCCTCGCCAATCGGCGTCTGTTGGATGAACTGTTCACCAAGGCGGAACATATGGCTCGACGGTGTGCGAATGAAATTGTGGTTCTGTACTGCGATCTGGATAAGTTCAAGCCGATCAATGATCAATACGGACATGATGTCGGCGATGCGGTGCTGGTGGCGGTGGCGCAGCGCTTGCGGGAAAGCTTTCGCGAGTCCGATACGGTGGCGCGAATTGGGGGCGACGAGTTTGTCGTTCTGTTGAATGGTCACTGCTCCAAAGATCAACTCCACGGCATCATCCACAAGACCAAGCACAGCCTGCGCGGTCCTATTCATATCAAAAACGTCAGTTGTAACCTGGATGTCAGCATTGGGTACGCCGCCTATCCAGGAGACGGCGTTTGCCTTGACACATTGTTGAACGTGGCGGACAGCAGGATGTACCAGGAAAAGCAATATTCGTGA
- a CDS encoding SelT/SelW/SelH family protein codes for MKPKISIRYCPLCGWLLRSAWMAQELLTTFTDELEEVALIPAGKGEFKILCDAETIWDRSVNGGFPDVATLKQIVRDAACPDKSLGHIDKSRNNG; via the coding sequence ATGAAACCCAAAATATCCATACGTTACTGCCCTTTGTGCGGCTGGCTGCTGCGTTCCGCCTGGATGGCGCAGGAATTGCTGACGACATTTACTGACGAACTGGAAGAAGTCGCCCTGATTCCCGCCGGTAAAGGCGAATTCAAGATACTGTGCGACGCAGAGACTATCTGGGATCGCAGCGTAAATGGCGGCTTTCCCGATGTCGCCACGCTTAAACAGATAGTCCGGGACGCCGCCTGTCCAGATAAGTCACTGGGCCATATAGACAAATCCCGCAACAACGGATAA
- a CDS encoding DUF692 domain-containing protein, whose product MIPMPLWRQATGPISGAGIGLRSCHFGHILEKRPSLPWFEALTDNYLTAGGVAKKRLLDIASNYPVTLHGVGMSLGGTEPLDKDYLRKLQTLSRELRPAWISEHLCWTSVHGVDLHELMPLPYTEETIRHVAERIKIVQDTFETRILLENVSSYLTYDSSCMSEWDFLRQIAEEADCLLLLDINNIYVSAINHEFDPRTYIDAIPAQRVAEYHLAGFEDKKTHLLDTHGAPVDQHVWDLYEYALRTIGARPTLIERDNDIPGFEEVAAEAAIAQRMLEEVDVVA is encoded by the coding sequence ATGATTCCAATGCCGCTTTGGCGGCAGGCGACTGGGCCGATTTCCGGAGCGGGAATCGGCCTCCGCTCTTGCCACTTCGGTCATATCCTCGAAAAACGCCCTTCTCTCCCCTGGTTCGAAGCCCTCACCGACAACTACCTGACTGCTGGCGGCGTAGCTAAAAAGCGTCTGCTTGATATCGCCTCTAACTACCCTGTCACATTACACGGCGTCGGAATGTCTTTAGGCGGCACAGAGCCGTTAGATAAGGACTATTTACGCAAACTCCAAACCTTGAGCCGTGAGTTACGCCCGGCCTGGATCTCAGAACATCTTTGTTGGACCTCTGTCCACGGCGTCGATTTGCATGAACTCATGCCGCTGCCATATACGGAGGAAACCATACGCCATGTCGCTGAACGCATAAAAATCGTGCAGGATACTTTTGAGACCCGCATTCTGCTGGAAAACGTGTCCAGTTATCTCACTTATGACAGCTCTTGCATGAGCGAGTGGGATTTTCTGCGTCAGATTGCCGAAGAAGCGGATTGCCTGCTGTTACTCGACATCAATAATATCTACGTCAGCGCCATCAATCATGAATTTGACCCGCGCACTTATATCGACGCGATTCCTGCGCAACGCGTAGCGGAATACCATTTGGCGGGATTCGAAGACAAGAAGACCCACCTCCTTGATACCCACGGAGCCCCGGTGGACCAGCACGTCTGGGATTTGTATGAATACGCCCTGAGAACCATTGGCGCAAGACCGACTCTTATTGAGCGGGATAATGATATTCCCGGCTTTGAAGAAGTCGCCGCCGAGGCCGCAATCGCTCAGCGCATGTTGGAGGAAGTAGATGTCGTTGCGTGA
- a CDS encoding ABC transporter ATP-binding protein codes for MPDQQHHTDRTETANERYDWRRIRNMVLAYKPQLARANLIAVLATLAAVPVPLLLPLLVDEVLLEQPGPVIALINQYSPETLHGAAFYIGVMVFAALVLRSFSLLMNVWQGRQFASISKDIICRIRQDLLSRLSSISMAEYEVMGSGAVASRYVTDLNTIDQFIGSSVSRLLVALLTIVGTAVVLLWVHWQLALLILFFNPFVIYLTTRLGKKVKELKRRENQALELFQEALTETLDGIHQIRAANREQHYIRRLLDHAWGVRNHAVQYEWKSDAANRVSFMLFLFGVDLFRAAAMLTVFYSDLSIGHMFAIFGYLWFMMAPVQDILSMQYSFYAANAALGRINQLLQLRREPVYPPQTNPFAGKRTVALDVDNVHFSYGDGPDVLQGVSLHIHPGEKAALVGASGGGKSTLVQVLLGMYSPSQGSVRFDGVPIQRIGHHRVREHVVTVLQHPTLFNDSLRQNLTMGRPHTDAQLWQALEVAQLKAVVENLPKGLDTLVGRQGVRLSGGQRQRVAIARMILADPQVVILDEATSALDAETEYNLHRELADFLDQRTTLIIAHRLSAVKQADRVYVFEDGRIAEEGKHEELLQQRGLYAQLYGERQH; via the coding sequence TTGCCAGACCAACAACACCATACTGACCGTACTGAAACCGCCAACGAACGGTATGACTGGCGGCGAATCCGGAATATGGTGCTGGCGTATAAACCGCAGTTGGCGAGGGCGAATTTGATTGCGGTGCTGGCCACATTGGCGGCGGTTCCCGTGCCGCTGTTATTGCCTTTACTGGTGGATGAGGTGTTGCTGGAGCAACCCGGTCCGGTGATTGCGCTGATCAACCAGTATTCACCTGAGACTTTACATGGGGCGGCGTTTTACATTGGCGTCATGGTCTTCGCCGCTCTGGTCTTGCGCTCTTTTTCACTGCTCATGAATGTGTGGCAGGGCAGGCAGTTCGCCAGTATTTCCAAAGATATCATTTGCCGTATCCGGCAGGATCTATTGAGCCGGCTCAGCAGCATCTCCATGGCCGAGTATGAAGTCATGGGGAGCGGCGCGGTGGCCTCCCGTTATGTGACCGACCTCAATACCATCGATCAATTCATCGGTAGCTCGGTCAGCCGTTTGCTGGTGGCGTTGCTGACGATAGTTGGCACTGCGGTGGTGTTATTGTGGGTGCACTGGCAGTTGGCGCTGCTGATTCTGTTTTTTAATCCCTTCGTGATCTATCTGACCACGCGCCTCGGTAAAAAGGTCAAAGAACTCAAGCGCCGGGAAAACCAGGCGTTGGAGTTGTTTCAGGAGGCGCTGACGGAAACGCTGGACGGGATTCATCAGATCCGCGCCGCAAACCGCGAACAGCATTACATTCGCCGTCTATTGGATCACGCCTGGGGCGTTCGTAATCACGCGGTGCAGTATGAATGGAAGAGCGACGCCGCCAACCGAGTCAGCTTTATGCTGTTTCTGTTTGGAGTGGATCTGTTTCGCGCCGCCGCCATGCTGACAGTGTTTTACTCCGACCTGAGTATTGGTCATATGTTCGCGATATTCGGCTACCTCTGGTTCATGATGGCGCCGGTGCAGGATATTTTGAGCATGCAGTACAGTTTCTATGCGGCCAATGCGGCGTTGGGACGAATTAATCAATTGTTGCAGTTGCGGCGGGAACCGGTCTATCCGCCGCAAACCAACCCCTTTGCCGGAAAAAGGACCGTCGCGCTGGATGTGGATAATGTGCATTTTTCCTATGGCGATGGCCCTGATGTGTTGCAGGGCGTGTCTTTGCATATCCATCCAGGGGAGAAGGCGGCGCTCGTTGGCGCCAGCGGCGGGGGGAAATCCACTCTGGTGCAGGTGCTGTTAGGAATGTATTCGCCCTCCCAGGGCTCCGTCCGGTTCGATGGCGTTCCAATTCAACGGATAGGGCATCATCGAGTGCGTGAGCATGTGGTCACGGTATTGCAGCATCCCACGTTGTTCAATGACAGCCTGCGACAGAATTTGACGATGGGACGACCGCATACTGACGCGCAACTCTGGCAGGCGTTGGAAGTGGCGCAACTGAAGGCGGTAGTGGAGAACTTACCGAAGGGGCTGGATACCTTGGTCGGTCGTCAAGGCGTCAGGCTGTCCGGCGGGCAGCGGCAGCGAGTGGCGATCGCCCGGATGATTCTGGCTGACCCGCAAGTGGTGATTCTGGATGAGGCCACATCTGCTTTGGACGCGGAAACCGAGTACAACTTGCATCGGGAGTTGGCGGACTTCCTCGATCAGCGCACCACACTGATCATTGCCCACCGTCTCAGCGCTGTGAAACAGGCGGACCGCGTCTACGTATTTGAAGACGGCCGCATTGCCGAGGAAGGCAAACACGAAGAGCTGTTGCAGCAAAGAGGTTTGTATGCGCAGCTTTACGGCGAGCGTCAGCACTAA